Genomic window (Megamonas funiformis):
TCGGTAATTTTTTCTGCAACCCAATCATCATCATAAGCATATCGAATACCAAGATTATTGATTTGAGGATAAGAAATAGAAATTTCTCTGTTAAAGCCATCGGCACGCTGTTGTAGAGAGGGATTTTCTTCATGTCCAGAGATAATAATAATTTGACCTTGTCCGTTGGTGATTTCTCCCATCAAACCAGCAGCTGTTTGACCACTTTTTACAGCGTTTTGTCCAATAAAACAAAGACGAGCTGTATTTTCTAAATCAGAATTAAAAGTAATAATAGGGATATTATATTCTTGTGAAAATTTATCTATTAGCTTTATTAACAAATTATCTTGAGATGGAGAAAGAGCGATACCATTAAATTTTTCAGATTTCATTTTTTCCATTATTTGAATGACCTCTGTTGGATTTACTCCATTAATTTTATGGATTTTTACACTAGCTCCAAAACTTTCAGCTTCTAATTTTGCAGCTTTTAAACCTATTAAAACATCTTTCATAAATGGAGTTTGAGCTAATTGTAAAATAACTCCAATTTTAATATTTTTTTTAGCCATAGCAAGAGCTCTACCAGCTCTACTAGGTTTATAACCTACATCTTTAGCTATTTTTTTAATACGTTGTTCTACTTCGGGTTTTATACGACCACGATTATTAAGAGCTCTATCTACTGTTCCACGTGAAACACCAGCCAAATCTGCAATTTGTTGTAGAGTAATAGCCATTTACATTCATCCTTTAAAATATCTTAATGATAATTCATTATAATATTTATATTTTTGGATATCAATAATACATTTAATTAAAAAAGAGATAAAGTAAAAACTTTATCTCTTAAATCTTATATTATTTTTGTTGAAGTTTAATATATTCAATGATTAAGTCAGCAGCTTTTTCTAAAGAAATGTTACTAACATTTATCATTAAATCATAGTTTTGTGCTTCTCCCCAAGTTTGACCAGTATAGTAAGCATAATATCTTTTACGATTTTTGTCTTCTTTATCTAATTGTTCTAATGTATTATTTCCATAATGATCTTTAGCTCTATTTTGTCTAAAATCATCATCAGCATAGATAAAGAAGGAAAAAGTATTTGGATAATCTTTTAAAATATAATCAGAACATCTACCTAAGAATACAGCACTTCCTTTTTGTGCTAATTTTAAAATGGCGATAGATTGCTCTTTAAACATTTTGTTGTAAAAGGGAATACTTTCAAAAGAATAATCTCCTAAAGAACCAGGCATTGAATAGGAAGTAGTAATTAAGTCTTCCATAACTTCATTTGATATAGGTTCTGTGGAATTATGGAATCTTTCAGCAGCTAAATGTACGATTTTACGATCATAACAGTTAATACCTAATTTTTTAGCTACAATATTAGCTACTTCTTTGCCACCACTACCATATTGTCTAGTTATTGTAATATACGTATTATCTTTTAGCATTGTAAAATCAATCCTTTCAAATGAATGATTATAATTTGCCTTCAGCTTCGCGTTTAGCTAAATCTTTCATAATTTGAGGATATATTTTATCTAAGTTGTAAGCTAATAAAACAATTATAAGAACAATCCATACTAAGATTGGTCCATACATATAAAGACTAACAATCATATCAATAGCACTTTGAGGTTGAGTGATGAGGCCACTAGCAGAAGAAACATATCCAGCATAAGATAATAAGCCAGTTAAAGCTGCACTAGTAACACCAGAACCGATTTTTGTACCTACAGAGCCACCAGAGAAAATAAGACCTTCTTGGCGAACATGGAATTTCCATTGACTATATTCAATACAATCACCAAAGAAACCAAAAATAACGGAGCAAAGTGGAGCAAAGAAAATACCACGAATGACGCAACTAGCTACTACCCAGTTGAAATCCATTGGATTGATTAGATATATTAAATGACCAATTAAGGCTAAAATGATACCAACTAAAGACATATTGCGTTTGCCATATTTTCTTAGTAATGTAGGACAAACTAAGAGAATGACAGCAATCATAACAATAGTTTCTACTAAATAAAGTAAGCCATATAAGGAATCATCAAAAAAGATATATTTACAATAATAAGGTAAAATGATACCGGTGATACAAGCAATAACATTTTGCATTGTCCAAATAGTCATTGCAATCCAGAAATATTTATTTAGAGCTAAGAAGCGTAATGCTTGTCTAGCTGGAATTTTTTCAGTTTTTTGTGTTTTTTCAAGAACAACTGTTTCTTTACATTTATAGAAGCAAATAAGTAACAATAAAAGAGCTAAAACAGCCCAGATAGACATAACTTTTACCCAAGCAAGCTGGTTATCACCGAATACTTTAATAAGTGGTAAAGTAGCAGATACTGCTAAAATTTTACCAAAAGGAGATAAAGCCATTCTAAAGATACTGAGCATATCACGTTCTTTAGAGATACGAGTCATCATTGCAGATAAACTACCATAAGGTAAGTTTAAAGCTGTATAACAAACTGTAGTACATAAATTATATGTTACGAAAATATATGCAAATTGAAGTGCAGATGTAGTTTGAGGTACTGTATAAATTAATACAATGGAGATTGCAAATGGTAAGCTAGTCCATAAAATCCAAGGTCTAGATTTACCCCATTTGGAATTAGTTTTTTCTACTAAAAAACCCATGATAACATCAGATACACCATCAAAACATCTGGATAGAAGCATTACTAACCCAACAACGCTAGCATCAATACCAGCATAGTCAGTATAGAAAAAAGTGAGGATACTCATTGCACCCCAAACGACGTTTTGAGCTGTATCACCTAAACCATATGCTACACGGGTTGTCCAAGATAATTTTCCACTAGAAGCCTGTGCATTATTCATAAATATACTCCTCTCAATAAAATAAGAAAATTAATAAAAATTAAAATATAAAATAAATTCTATATAATAATATTTACTATAAGTATATATAATTAGCAAGGATAAATTTATCCTTGCTAATTATTTTATATTAAAGATTTATAGATTATATTCATCAGCAATTTCTTTA
Coding sequences:
- a CDS encoding LacI family DNA-binding transcriptional regulator, yielding MAITLQQIADLAGVSRGTVDRALNNRGRIKPEVEQRIKKIAKDVGYKPSRAGRALAMAKKNIKIGVILQLAQTPFMKDVLIGLKAAKLEAESFGASVKIHKINGVNPTEVIQIMEKMKSEKFNGIALSPSQDNLLIKLIDKFSQEYNIPIITFNSDLENTARLCFIGQNAVKSGQTAAGLMGEITNGQGQIIIISGHEENPSLQQRADGFNREISISYPQINNLGIRYAYDDDWVAEKITDEILDKYPNLKGIYITGSGVLGVCKSLQKANKIKDIKIIANDFINDNIQLLSNGTINFLIGQDAYTQGYQSIMLLFYKLFDNKNPDSKFAYTDIVIKNRFNI
- a CDS encoding AAA family ATPase; its protein translation is MLKDNTYITITRQYGSGGKEVANIVAKKLGINCYDRKIVHLAAERFHNSTEPISNEVMEDLITTSYSMPGSLGDYSFESIPFYNKMFKEQSIAILKLAQKGSAVFLGRCSDYILKDYPNTFSFFIYADDDFRQNRAKDHYGNNTLEQLDKEDKNRKRYYAYYTGQTWGEAQNYDLMINVSNISLEKAADLIIEYIKLQQK
- a CDS encoding MFS transporter, encoding MNNAQASSGKLSWTTRVAYGLGDTAQNVVWGAMSILTFFYTDYAGIDASVVGLVMLLSRCFDGVSDVIMGFLVEKTNSKWGKSRPWILWTSLPFAISIVLIYTVPQTTSALQFAYIFVTYNLCTTVCYTALNLPYGSLSAMMTRISKERDMLSIFRMALSPFGKILAVSATLPLIKVFGDNQLAWVKVMSIWAVLALLLLLICFYKCKETVVLEKTQKTEKIPARQALRFLALNKYFWIAMTIWTMQNVIACITGIILPYYCKYIFFDDSLYGLLYLVETIVMIAVILLVCPTLLRKYGKRNMSLVGIILALIGHLIYLINPMDFNWVVASCVIRGIFFAPLCSVIFGFFGDCIEYSQWKFHVRQEGLIFSGGSVGTKIGSGVTSAALTGLLSYAGYVSSASGLITQPQSAIDMIVSLYMYGPILVWIVLIIVLLAYNLDKIYPQIMKDLAKREAEGKL